Genomic segment of Saccharomyces cerevisiae S288C chromosome XV, complete sequence:
aaagtgatgatgatgatgctCCACAAGAAGAAGGGCTTCACTCTGGGAAAAGTGAGGTAGAATCACAGATCACTCAGAGGGAGGAGGCTATAAGGCTGGAACAATCACAATTGCGGTCCAAGAGAAGGAAGCAAAATGAATTATACGCCaagcaaaagaaatcaGTGAATGAGACAGAGGTCACTGATGAAGTAATTGCGGAGCTTCCTGAGGAATtgctaaaaaatatagatCAGAAGGACGAAGGTAGTACGCAGTACTCATCTTCAAGACATGTAACTTTCGATAAATTGGATGAGTcagatgaaaatgaagaggCATTGGCTAAAGCTATAAAAACtaagaaaaggaagacattaaaaaatttaaggAAAGATTCGGtgaaaagaggaaaatttAGAGTTCAATTGTTATCCACCACACAAGATTCTAAAACATTACCACCAAAGAAAGAATCATCCATCATACGTTCAAAAGACCGTTGGCTAAATAGAAAGGCTTTGAATAAAGGGTAATATATAGCATACAacataataaaataatagtACAATCACAAAATTAATCATAATGTTCATTTATCTATAATCAAACAATGAGAATATATACTGAAGTTTGGTAGGTTATTCTTCAGAGATGCAGTACGATATCACCAACGGTATGCAGACACCTATCAAAACATAAACGGATTCATCATGAGGTAAAACGACTTCCTGTTCAACGCTGAGATCGTGATCATGAGAATCTCCACCAACAAATGCTGTGAAAGACGCAT
This window contains:
- the BUD21 gene encoding Bud21p (Component of small ribosomal subunit (SSU) processome; interacts with the U3 snoRNA (Snr17a/b); involved in rRNA processing and maturation; required post-transcriptionally for efficient retrotransposition; absence results in decreased Ty1 Gag:GFP protein levels; originally isolated as bud-site selection mutant that displays a random budding pattern; ortholog of human NOL7); this encodes MSNGHVKFDADESQASASAVTDRQDDVLVISKKDKEVHSSSDEESDDDDAPQEEGLHSGKSEVESQITQREEAIRLEQSQLRSKRRKQNELYAKQKKSVNETEVTDEVIAELPEELLKNIDQKDEGSTQYSSSRHVTFDKLDESDENEEALAKAIKTKKRKTLKNLRKDSVKRGKFRVQLLSTTQDSKTLPPKKESSIIRSKDRWLNRKALNKG